One genomic region from Streptomyces sp. NBC_01304 encodes:
- a CDS encoding aminotransferase class IV, with protein MTTPALLNIEIDGRTATVEQLIPHALDSAGHFTALQVRGGRTRGLGLHLTRLDEASHELWGLRLDGERVRALVRQALGARQDASVRVVVRRGDDGPSVLVTVRPPGEMPAGAWRLRSVAHRRAVAHIKHLSSFAHVHYGDVARRDGFDDVLLTQDDGAIAEAAIANIAFYDGSGIVWPDAPQLPGITKLLLEPRLAEAGLPARRAQVTLGDLSRYRAAFLTNSRGIAPVSGIDEVAFGVDEKLMQTLGEVYEGVPWDEI; from the coding sequence ATGACGACCCCAGCACTGCTGAACATCGAGATCGACGGCCGGACCGCCACCGTCGAGCAACTGATCCCGCACGCCCTGGACTCCGCGGGCCACTTCACCGCGCTGCAAGTGCGAGGCGGTCGCACGCGCGGGCTCGGCCTCCACCTGACGCGTTTGGACGAGGCCTCGCACGAGCTGTGGGGGCTGCGGCTCGACGGGGAGCGGGTGCGCGCTCTGGTGCGCCAAGCGCTCGGTGCGCGCCAGGACGCGTCGGTACGGGTAGTGGTACGCCGGGGCGACGACGGGCCGTCCGTCCTGGTGACCGTGCGGCCGCCCGGCGAAATGCCCGCCGGTGCCTGGCGGCTGCGGTCCGTGGCCCACCGCAGAGCGGTCGCGCACATCAAGCACCTGAGCAGCTTCGCGCATGTGCACTACGGGGACGTGGCGCGCCGGGACGGCTTCGACGACGTACTGCTCACCCAGGACGACGGGGCGATCGCGGAGGCCGCGATCGCCAACATCGCCTTCTACGACGGCTCGGGCATCGTGTGGCCCGACGCTCCGCAGCTGCCCGGCATCACGAAGTTGCTCCTCGAGCCCCGTCTCGCCGAGGCGGGCCTGCCTGCGCGCCGGGCCCAAGTCACACTCGGCGACCTGTCGCGATACCGCGCGGCGTTCCTCACCAACTCGCGCGGCATCGCCCCGGTGTCGGGAATCGACGAGGTGGCCTTCGGCGTGGACGAGAAGTTGATGCAGACGCTCGGCGAGGTGTACGAGGGCGTCCCGTGGGACGAGATCTGA
- a CDS encoding MFS transporter, with amino-acid sequence MPSAPSAVSDSGRPVPSSLWRDADFRRLWVGQTASQFGEQASLVVLPLFAVLTLHAGAGELGVLRAVGQAPILLLSLFVGAWVDRWRTHTTMVLADIGRALVLGAAAVAGLLGRLGLPGLFVLAFAVGALSVFFDVAYQASLVRLVERDQLVRGNSALEGSRSAAQIGGPALGGALVSLLSAPIAAASGALLFALSFLSIRRIRRVESIQKHLEHPPRVWRRIHEGLRFVAGDTSLRTVCLASAAFQFFFAAVMTVYLLFLPRELHLSGTVVGLTLAATGPGALLGSVLAARLPSRFGHGAVLVGAAALGDSVFLWVPTLSDSSVVTVAVLLAVGFVFGLGGQLVNVTVMAVRQAVTPDGMQGRAAATITFVGMGLTPLGSLLGGFLAEEWGLRPSLLVTAGGMMLSPVVMAFSPLARLGQELPALHDAPPAAAHSQARGTTLRATGEAGAK; translated from the coding sequence GTGCCGTCCGCTCCCTCCGCTGTATCCGATTCCGGTCGACCTGTTCCGTCAAGCCTGTGGCGGGACGCCGACTTCCGAAGACTCTGGGTGGGCCAGACGGCCTCCCAATTCGGTGAACAGGCAAGCCTGGTGGTGCTGCCGCTCTTCGCCGTCCTGACACTCCACGCCGGTGCCGGGGAGCTGGGCGTCCTTCGCGCGGTGGGGCAGGCGCCGATCCTGTTGCTCTCGCTCTTCGTCGGCGCGTGGGTGGACAGGTGGCGGACCCACACGACGATGGTCCTCGCCGACATCGGCCGGGCCCTGGTCCTGGGCGCGGCCGCCGTGGCCGGCCTCCTCGGCCGGCTCGGCCTGCCCGGCCTGTTTGTGCTTGCCTTCGCCGTCGGGGCCCTGTCCGTGTTCTTCGACGTGGCATACCAGGCGTCTCTCGTACGGCTCGTGGAACGCGACCAACTGGTGCGCGGCAACAGCGCGCTCGAGGGCAGTCGGTCCGCGGCGCAGATCGGTGGTCCCGCTCTCGGCGGTGCACTGGTGTCCCTGCTGTCGGCGCCGATCGCTGCCGCCTCCGGCGCGCTGCTCTTCGCGCTGTCGTTCCTGTCGATCCGGCGTATCCGCCGTGTCGAGTCGATCCAGAAGCACTTGGAACATCCCCCTCGGGTCTGGCGGCGGATCCATGAGGGCCTACGTTTCGTCGCCGGCGATACCTCACTTCGGACCGTGTGCCTGGCCTCAGCCGCTTTCCAGTTCTTCTTCGCGGCCGTGATGACCGTCTATCTGCTCTTCCTGCCGCGGGAACTGCACCTGTCGGGCACCGTCGTAGGGCTGACGCTTGCGGCGACGGGGCCGGGCGCGCTTCTGGGCTCGGTATTGGCCGCTCGCCTGCCGAGCCGGTTCGGTCATGGCGCGGTGCTCGTGGGTGCGGCGGCGCTCGGCGACAGCGTGTTCCTGTGGGTGCCCACGCTGAGTGACTCCTCTGTGGTGACGGTTGCCGTACTCCTTGCGGTCGGCTTCGTGTTCGGGCTCGGCGGCCAGTTGGTGAACGTCACGGTCATGGCAGTCCGGCAGGCCGTCACTCCGGACGGGATGCAGGGCCGCGCGGCCGCGACGATCACGTTTGTCGGCATGGGCCTGACCCCGCTCGGTTCTCTGCTCGGCGGATTCCTCGCGGAAGAGTGGGGGCTGCGCCCCAGCCTGCTGGTCACGGCCGGAGGCATGATGCTGTCCCCGGTCGTGATGGCCTTCTCCCCGCTCGCACGCCTGGGACAGGAGCTTCCGGCCCTGCATGACGCGCCGCCGGCTGCCGCTCACTCTCAAGCCCGGGGGACGACCCTTCGCGCCACTGGCGAGGCCGGGGCCAAGTAG